A window of Choristoneura fumiferana chromosome 8, NRCan_CFum_1, whole genome shotgun sequence contains these coding sequences:
- the l(1)G0469 gene encoding lethal (1) G0469 NlpC/P60 domain-containing protein, whose protein sequence is MEARFVTCRSFQQIKPPEKSLAPPPTVKGLLSRFGSQAQALFAPKKPRFGSSVAIHKLRETKWFKHEEQNILCAVLETGFILEVRAEDPLPPDSTLSPDYHMYAVAMWKKGKEKTKNPEQIEVYTVQQKGVRKRVVKTTLGAFWKKDSVIRINNVDDKQESPNSEKDIRAKLDMATKSRFERNWHNTLHFVHWCRYGETPQEARMRQISESLKWGNIGMNMGVMLVSQNNARAKAKSV, encoded by the exons ATGGAAGCGAGGTTCGTGACCTGCCGTAGCTTCCAGCAGATCAAGCCGCCTGAGAAGAGCCTCGCACCGCCGCCGACGGTGAAGGGGCTCCTGTCTCGTTTCGGGAGTCAGGCCCAGGCTTTGTTCGCGCCCAAGAAGCCGCGCTTCGGATCGTCCGTCGCTATCCACAAGCTTCGCGAGACCAAGTGGTTCAAGCATGAAGAACAGAACATCCTGTGTGCAGTCCTCGAGACAGGCTTCATACTCGAGGTCCGCGCCGAAGACCCGCTGCCGCCAGACTCCACACTATCTCCAGACTACCATATGTACGCCGTCGCCATGTGGAAGAAGGGTAAAG aaaaaacaaaaaacccggAACAGATAGAGGTGTACACGGTCCAACAGAAAGGTGTTAGAAAACGGGTTGTGAAGACTACCCTTGGTGCTTTCTGGAAGAAAGATTCTGTGATACGCATCAACAATGTGGATGACAAGCAGGAGTCGCCAAACAGTGAAAAGGACATTCGAGCAAAG CTGGACATGGCCACAAAATCCAGGTTCGAGAGGAACTGGCATAATACCCTGCACTTCGTCCACTGGTGCCGATATGGGGAGACACCACAAGAAGCTCGCATGAGACAG ATAAGCGAGTCGCTCAAATGGGGTAACATCGGCATGAACATGGGCGTAATGCTTGTCAGCCAGAACAACGCGCGAGCCAAGGCGAAGTCGGTCTGA